GCTTTTATTCGTCCATCAAACTCGTAACGATCATTCTTTTTTGAAGAAACCGATGGCTGAGGCTCCTGACTACGTGTATCGAAGAGATCTTCTGGCATTGTAGCAGCAACCTCCTCGGGCATCTTATTTACATCTGAAGAAATAAAAACATCACCCTCATCTTCAACCTCAACTGTGGGTTCGGAGTAAGCATCCTCAATAATTTCGTCTAAAACAACTTTTTCGGAAGATGGTTGCTTCGAGCCAAGGCCTCTTTGTTCCATTGGCTGACGCTGGGATGTTTTTTCTTGACGCTGTTTGCCTTCTTGCTGACGAGAAAAGGCTCTTTCTTGTCTACCGTGTGTTTTTTCTGACTTTTGTTGAGTACTATCAGCTGAAGAGTCGGTTGAAGAGCTGGTGTCTCCAGTATATCCTACAACACGTTCGAAACGAACGCTACCTTTTTTAAGACGCTCACGCTTAATTTTAAGTTCTTCGGGATCCTGAGGTTTAAGTTCTTCTACAGATTCTACAGAAGGAACTGATTTTTCCTCCTTTTTTGAAGTCTCTTCAGTAACCTGCTTAACTTCCTTTTTATCTTCTTTCTTAGGAGCATCCGCCTTTCGACGCGAAGACACTTCCTTTTGAGGAGTCGCAGTTGCCGCCTGTAAGGCTTGCTCATCCAATATTTTATATATCAAATCTTGTTTTTTAAGCGAATCGACACGCTTAATATTAAGCTGCTTGGCTATCTCCTTTAAATCAGATAGCAGCTTGCTGTTCAGCTCTAAAATATCATACATAAATGAACTATGAATTATTCCGCTTGAAAGTTATTTCATGGAAATGTTGTGAGAAAAACTCTTGAATAACGAAAGGGGGTTGATTTTATTAGAAGACCTAAATCTCTGCAAGTATAGAACAACTCCAAAGAAATTGCAACTTTTATCAAACATTTTTGTTGAAAGAGAGTAAAAAGAACAGCAAATACTATCTTATTTTTAGAGATTTATTTGCTACACTACCTTTTTGCTTATATTCAACAAGAATTTGTTAACCAACCTAAATGTATGAGACAGCTTAAAATAACGAAACAGGTCACAAATAGAGAAACCCCATCGTTAGACAAGTACTTACACGAGATTGGGAAAGAGGATTTAATATCAGCAGAAGAAGAAATTTTGCTAGCCAGACGAATAAGACAAGGTGACCCGAAAGCGATAGAAAAGATGATCCGTGCAAACTTGCGATTTGTCGTATCTGTCGCAAAACAATATCAAAATCAAGGGCTCACTCTATCCGATCTAATTAACGAAGGAAACCTTGGACTGATTAAAGCTACCCAAAGGTTTGATGACACAAGAGGCTTCAAATTTATATCCTACGCTGTTTGGTGGATTCGGCAAGCCATTTTGCAGGCCTTAGCCGAGCAAGCGCGAATAGTAAGACTACCTTTAAATAAGATTGGTTCGCTCAACAAAATAAACAAGGCTTTTGCAGAACTTGAACAGCAGTTCGAGCGCGAACCCTCAATCGAGGAAATAGCCGATGTAGTGGAAATTGGGCCTCGCGAAATTAGGGAGGTCCTCAAAAGTTCTTCACGCCCCGTTTCAATGGATGCTCCAATAGGAACCGACGAGGATATGGCGTTACACGACATCCTGCTTGATGCCGAAGAGCAAACGCCTGATGGCGATCTTTCTTACGACTCGCTTAAAACAGAGATTCATCGTATTCTAAACTCGCTCACCGAAAGAGAATCCATCATTCTTCAACTGTACTTCGGGCTAAACGGCAACCACCCCCATACGCTAGATGAAATTGGGCTTAAGGTCGATCTTACCAGAGAACGTGTTCGCCAAATCAAGGAAAAAGCGCTACGAAAACTCAAATGTATGGCCAAAGAAAAGGTTCTTAGAGGATACTTGTAATGTATAGGAATAGGCGGATTACCCGCCTTTTCCTATTTTTGCAAAAAAATATAGCAGATGCCACGTTTAGTTTCCCCTTCGCTTCTTGCGGCCAACTTTCTTCAGCTCGACAAAGAGATCGAAATGATCAATAAAAGCCAGGCAGACTGGCTTCATCTCGACATCATGGACGGCGTATTTGTTCCCAATATTTCGTATGGAATACCTGTTCTGGAGAGTATAAAGCCATTGCTGCAAAAGCCAATGGACGTACACCTAATGATTGTCGACCCCGACAGATACGTAGAGGTATTCAGAAAAGCAGGAGCCGAAATCCTCACCGTGCACTACGAAGCCTGCCCCCACCTTCATCGCACGATTCAGCACATTACGGATAACGGAATGAAGGCTGGCGTATCGCTCAACCCTCATACGCCGGTAGCGCTGCT
This window of the uncultured Acetobacteroides sp. genome carries:
- a CDS encoding RNA polymerase sigma factor RpoD/SigA — its product is MRQLKITKQVTNRETPSLDKYLHEIGKEDLISAEEEILLARRIRQGDPKAIEKMIRANLRFVVSVAKQYQNQGLTLSDLINEGNLGLIKATQRFDDTRGFKFISYAVWWIRQAILQALAEQARIVRLPLNKIGSLNKINKAFAELEQQFEREPSIEEIADVVEIGPREIREVLKSSSRPVSMDAPIGTDEDMALHDILLDAEEQTPDGDLSYDSLKTEIHRILNSLTERESIILQLYFGLNGNHPHTLDEIGLKVDLTRERVRQIKEKALRKLKCMAKEKVLRGYL
- the rpe gene encoding ribulose-phosphate 3-epimerase; amino-acid sequence: MPRLVSPSLLAANFLQLDKEIEMINKSQADWLHLDIMDGVFVPNISYGIPVLESIKPLLQKPMDVHLMIVDPDRYVEVFRKAGAEILTVHYEACPHLHRTIQHITDNGMKAGVSLNPHTPVALLENILNDVDMVLLMSVNPGFGGQKFIENTYSKVVELRKMIEQKGASTIIQIDGGVDSTNAKALYDAGADCLVAGSAVFKSKDPLLAIEGLKNA